CACAAATACACAGTTAAAAACAAGTCAACTTCGTTTTCATAAAATTGACCATGGCAATGCCACCTCCAACACAGGCCGTGAGGAAGGCGCAAACATCCAGTTGAGGAAGACACCATTAACTGTTGGGTTCCTGATAAGACCCAGGACCCGAAGGGGTTTTAAGGACATGTATATAAATTGCTCACACCTTTGCTCATTAGCCATCTGTCTTTAGTGTCCTCCTTTCTGAGTCTTCAAGAGTCACCATTCTGTAGGCTGCATGCATGTAGCACCTGCTTTGCCAGCGCCTGAGTGACCAACCCATCTCACCAACACTTACTCTCTTGACTGCAAGCTGCCACCCTGTAGGGAAGCTGCTCCTCCAAGGGCAGAGAGggcggctggcattgtggcttggcACATCAGGCTGCTGACCCCCAAGATGCCTGCTCTCACATGCGCACTGGCTCAGTCCAGCATGTTCCACTCCCACCAGCACATGGGAAAGTACTGACTGTGTGCTTCAGTGCCTGCCACCAGGATGAAGTGCAGGTTTCTGCCCTGGCCATCAAGACCATTGGGTACGAACCAGGGACAGAGATCTGTCTGACTCATCGAATGGGTAAGTGCCAGAGAAGGGAGTGTTCTAGAGACCCGGTCTCCGAGACCAGTCTCCTGACGCTTGTCCAGCTAACTGCACACTGCACTTGGAAGTCCAGCAATGCTGGTCCCTCACACACACGGGAATGTGACCTGAGGTCAAGTACAGCGCGTCTTGTGCTGCACGTGGGGAGAGGAGCGAGGTCGTCTGCAGTGACCTTTACTGCAGTCTGTTTTGTGATGGGTGGGTAGGAGGTGGCCGCTCAGCACGTACTGGGTTTTCAACACTCAAACTGCGTAGTTCTTGTACCCTCAAGTGCATGGCAGTTACAATGCACTCCACACACCCGTTGGCTAGAAAACACACCACAATGTGGGCTGCTAAGTGCTCAGGCTCATTTCCATGAACCTGTCACTTAGGCCCGCCCGTGtccccacagccaccactgccTAATTCTCAGGGATGTGACCACGGCCCGCTGGAAGGTGCTCTCCTCCTGAGGCATTCAAGGGAACTTTAGAACCACACCCAGGACAGGGACCAGGATGCCAGGGCTGATGGGAGATCCCAGTGGTACACTGGGAGGGAAGGCTGAGGCAGGCCAGGAACCATCCTGAGAACCAGCCCATGGCAGGGCTGTGCCACCACCTGCCAGGGCCACTGGCCCCAAGACTATGTGCGCTCTAGTCACTGTGACTTCCTCCAATCTGTCCCTCTGGAAGAAGCCCGACTCCTACTTGGCCTCCTAACCATTGGCTGGTGGCCGGCTCCGGCTGGTTCTGATCTTGCACATGAAGTGCACGCAGGTGTCCAAGATGGGGCCGCGGCCAGCCAGAGCAGAGACGGAAAGAGCCCCATTGTGTCAGTATCAACATAGAACACTGTTGAAGTGTAACCACTCACACACCCGAGACACCCCCTCATTTTGTAGTGGAAATATGTGTCAGTGGGCTGCTGccatggttcaactggctaatcctctgcctgtaagtgcctggatcccacatgggtgttgggtcAATAAATAACCAGATGTGTTCAATCACTCGGGGGTCTTCGTGACCCATCAGACTCTCAGCTCTATTCTTCAGATTCTCCAGGCTTACGGATGTcatcaatctttaaaatcatTCTCACCATCTGGGTTGCCAGGGAGAACTGTTGCTTTTTGCCAATCAAAGTTTCTATGACATGTTGTTGCTTCATATCTGAAAAACACAAGTGAAGCGATTATCCCAACCTAGCAAGCAGCAGGTCATCTGTGGACTATCAGTCAGCAGCTCTGGCTTATGGAACCACAAACAGAACACACTCAGGCTCCCGAGGACACACACCTGTCCCCCTCTGCGGCCAGGACTCGGCGTGCTCCAAGCAGTGTAAACGAAGGACAGCCCTGTTCCCACAGGCTCAGGCTGCCATGCCTTTGCTCCGCTTCGTGTTGGAACCCCTGTGGGCTCAGCACTTACCAAGCCCCCTGTTGCCCACAGGACACGAGGGGTCTTAGGAAACTGCACTGAGCTTTACAATCCCATTTTCTGTCGGCTTTCTGAAGACTCTTTGCTCACCACGTAACACATTATAACCGAAAGTTCACTTTAGGGAGGTTTCATGTGGTTGCCAGAACGCACAGAAACATTTCCACAGAAAGCAAGACGGCCAGTATTTCCAAAACGTGTCCAtctttgggaagcagagcagcgttATGCATCGGCCACTACCACTGGGATGGGTTTTATGCCGTCTCGCAGGATCAGCAGACTTAATAAGACCGCTTGAGGTAATCAGATGAAACCCAGAGTTCAGGACGTGAAGATGGAAATGATGTGAACACTGAGAAAGCCGACAGTGCCACGGCGTGCATCGCACACTGCACAGAACACAGTGGACATGTTCAGTGAGAGCCAAGCAGCCCCTGCTGCGGTGTGAACCTGGCTGGCCCTCAGGAACGCAGGCTGAAATGTGTTGGCCACTGCCGTGGTGCGGGGAGGTGACCAGGTTCTTTGGAGGGACTTCCGGGAGTGGGTCCTTCCCTGTGTGTCCCTCTGCATGGCCCCTCCCCAAGGTGGCCCCCGACCCTGGACCTGGCGGCTTTCTCCTCACCATTGGTGCCCCTGTGCAGGCAGTCGATCCCCAGAGCGGGGTTCATCTCCTTCACTTGTCGGGCTCGCACCTCGGACATGGTCTGGATGGGGTTCATGCCGCTGTTCTCGGCAAGCGCCATGGGGATGACCTCCAGGGCGTCGGCGAAGGCCCGCATGGCATACTGCTCCAGGGTCGGACACTGCAGGGGCACACGGTCATTAGGCACACTTGGcatggcagagacagagcaggctGGCAGTGTCTGCCACCAGGACACACACTCTGCAAAGCCATTGAAGAGTTTTGGGACAGGCTCTCTTGTCTACTTTCAGTTGATCATGAATTGACCATGTCGCTGCAGAATTAAGGAGGCTTGTCCCAGCAAAGCGACTCTTCACACTCTGAGCTACGGCAGCAAAACAGTGAATTTGCAGCATGAAAGACTGTGGAGCCTGAACATTCCTGTCAAGGGCAGAGACACTGGAAACGCCTGAGCTGAGCAATGGGTGTGGGTGAGGAACGGGAATGCTGGGCCAGGGTGCCTGCCCCGCGGCCTCCCGCATCGCTGCCCTCAGAGCGTCCAGCCGACATTGCCTCCTCTGGCTCACTGCCAGAGCGCATGCGATCTCCGCGGCGCCTCCCCCTTGTGACCACATCGCTGTCCCACATGAGAACTGAGCACGTGCAAGGAAGTAGTCATTTATTGTTGACACAGCAGAGGAAGTAACACCAGCAGAGCTCCTGCCTGCATTGAGAGGCGCCCTGGAGCAGGTACTGGGCTTTCTAGGCTGTGGAAGAGCAGTTCTGATGGTTGGCCAGGAGAGGCTTGAGGAGTGACTGTGTGGGTTGGTTCATTGGGTAGAAGTTAACTCTCCAGTCGGGAGTCAATAAAGACAACAGAAAATACGTGAAACTTTCCCCCAGAATGCACGACGTTCTCCTGACCCAGGTCTGTTGGAGCAGCACAGAGAAACCTTGGTCAGAAAG
This portion of the Ochotona princeps isolate mOchPri1 chromosome 23, mOchPri1.hap1, whole genome shotgun sequence genome encodes:
- the LOC131483097 gene encoding T-complex protein 1 subunit epsilon-like yields the protein MRAFADALEVIPMALAENSGMNPIQTMSEVRARQVKEMNPALGIDCLHRGTNDMKQQHVIETLIGKKQQFSLATQMVRMILKIDDIRKPGESEE